Proteins encoded by one window of Gemmatimonas aurantiaca:
- a CDS encoding carboxypeptidase regulatory-like domain-containing protein, with product MHVTNPQGMAVAGAGCAWLEDTLDVRTDAEGICRLPAPIGARYTLRVRALGYAQATTSVEVTTLRQNLEVPLALSTQRLPTITTSASQRGVIGYVYSAVDGTPVEGADVRVLGTGMYARSDSAGKFLMMPKPGVQVLRIGHRQYYSHLASVDVLQTEGTTVTVWLRSIRERDPKEIVRQARLFDLQQRLLRQASLRFNTFGRQDIQRLNSSDLRRIVQFLTAEPPPPDACARIDGGPDWAPLWTIDPNEVELLETASPDRRTQDRRDNRGPTANACRYVVWKR from the coding sequence GTGCATGTCACGAATCCGCAGGGCATGGCCGTGGCGGGCGCCGGTTGCGCATGGCTGGAAGACACGCTGGACGTACGAACGGATGCGGAAGGCATATGTCGTCTTCCCGCGCCGATCGGGGCGAGATATACGCTGCGGGTGCGCGCACTGGGTTATGCCCAGGCGACGACCAGCGTCGAAGTGACCACACTCCGGCAGAACCTCGAAGTGCCGCTGGCGTTGTCGACACAACGCCTTCCGACGATCACCACGTCGGCGAGCCAGCGGGGAGTCATCGGATATGTCTATTCCGCCGTCGACGGAACGCCGGTGGAGGGTGCGGACGTGCGGGTGCTCGGAACCGGGATGTATGCCCGGAGCGACTCGGCGGGGAAGTTTCTGATGATGCCGAAGCCGGGGGTGCAGGTGCTCCGCATCGGGCACCGGCAGTACTACAGTCATCTGGCCAGTGTGGATGTGCTGCAGACAGAAGGAACCACCGTCACCGTCTGGCTTCGATCGATCCGTGAACGGGATCCGAAAGAAATCGTGAGGCAGGCGAGACTGTTCGATCTCCAGCAGCGACTTCTCCGACAAGCCAGTCTCCGCTTCAATACATTCGGACGTCAGGATATCCAGCGACTGAACAGTTCCGATCTGCGTCGCATCGTGCAGTTCCTCACGGCCGAGCCTCCGCCACCCGATGCCTGCGCTCGCATAGACGGCGGTCCGGATTGGGCGCCGCTGTGGACCATCGATCCCAACGAAGTGGAATTGCTGGAGACGGCCAGTCCGGATCGCAGGACACAGGACAGACGTGACAATCGCGGTCCGACGGCGAATGCGTGTCGGTACGTGGTGTGGAAACGGTAG